AAATAGAAGGTTTTTATTTGGCTTTGCAAATTAGAAACCCTTTAAAAATGCCCTTAATTTGAATAAATGAACTAAATATGCTATCAAATTCTTAAAAAAATTCATTCAGGAGGCATTATGTTCCATTACGCTTGGGTTATTGCATTTACAGGAACCCTTGTCCTCATTTTGTCACATGGTTTTGGCCGTATGTCCTATTCCCTTATCCTCAATAGCATGAAAGACGGATTATCCCTTTCGTATACACAGATTGGGCTCATAGGAACAGGCAATTTCATTGGTTATCTCTGTCTTGCTGTTATAGGAGGGTTTCTTGCATCTCGTTTCGGCACAAGAAGAATATTATTCATATCCCTTATTGTAATGGGTATTAGTCTTTTTCTAACAGGTCTATCCAACTCCTTTATCTTTGCATTTTTAATGAGACTTATAACAGGCATGGGCAATGCAGGCAGTTATGTCCCTATGATGGCGCTCCCTGCTGCATGGTTTGTGACAAACAAAAGAGGTCTTGCTACAGGGATAGTGACCCTTGGGACAGGCACAGGGCTTTCTATCACCGGGCTTATAATACCCCGTCTCATATCCATGTATGGAACTGAAGGATGGAGATATGCCTGGTATCTTTTAGGCATTATTGTATTTGCTTTGTCATTTTTGTGTTATGCCCTCCTCAGGGATACACCGACAGAAAAGGGACTAACCATGTATGGAGGCAATGAACAACAACCTGTAAGGATTGAAAAAGTTTCATTATTTAACACATGGAAGACTTTAATACGAGAGAAGGAGATATGGAAGCTGGGCATAGTATATTTCATGTATGGTTTCTCTTATATTATTTATCTTACTTTTATAATTGCATTTCTCACAAAGGAAGTTGGGCTTTCTGATTATTCTGCAGGTCGTATATTTGCAATTCTTGGCTTCTTTGCCATATTCTGTGGTGTTATCTGGGGTGGACTATCTGATATAATAGGCAGAAGATACGCTACCATGTGTGCATATCTTGTCCTTGCCATATCTTGTATACTCCTAATCATTATAAAATCTTATGTTCTATTCTATATATCGGCTATCTTTTTTGGACTCACTGCCTTTTCAGTGCCTGTAATTATGGCAGCAGCAGCAGGAGACACCGTAGGGGCAAAACTTGCTCCTGCTGCCCTTGGTTTTATAACACTATTTTTCGGTATAGGTCAGGCATTAGGCCCTTTTGTCTCGGGATGGCTTAAGGATATATCAGGGACATTCATATATCCCTTTACATTATCAGCATTTGTTGCCATAATAGGCGCTATCACATCCCTTTCCATGAAAAAGAAGATAAAGGGATAGACATGAACATGGAGAATAATGAATTTAAAATATAAGGATCTATTTAGGGTCTAATTCTATTTTTAAATCTTTGCTATGTTTTGAAAAGGACTACAATTATCTATTTCCTGAATATGGAAAAAATAATGGTCAATATAATGCTTATGATTATGCTGGTAGTTATGGGAAAATAGAAGCTGAAATTTTCTTTCTTTATATGGATATCCCCTGGCAACCTTCCTATGTAAGGTATCTTATCGGCAAACATAAAGACAAGCCCGATGATGATAAACAGAATACCTATTATGATAAAAATCTTACCGAATCCCGGTATCATCTTTACCTCCCTTTATGTCCCTCAAATTCACTAAATATGCATCCGCAGTAATTCTGTCTATACATATTGAGCCTCTTTGATTCTTCTATACCTTGTTTCCAGCCAAGCCTGAAATCCCTGTATAAAAATGGTAATCCATATTTATCTGAAAGGGTCTCCCCGATCTTTTTTATATCATCATGGCGCTGATATTTACTGTAAAGAAGGGTTGTTGTCACCCCTTTGTAGCCATCCTTGGTGGCGGTCTGAAAGGCCTTTTCAAGCCTTATATGGTAGCAAAAAAGGCACCTATCCTCACCATAATCAAGGGCACCTTTTAAAAAATCACGGAGATTATATTCTTTATCCACCACTAACGGTAATAAGGTCAACCTTGCATAATTATCAAGGGTTTCAAGGCGTTTGTTAAATTCTGTATATGGATGTATATTGGGATTAAAAAAATAACCAGTCACATCAAAACCCTCTTCACGTAATGTTTTCAATGTATATATGCAGCATGGTGCACAGCATATGTGTAAAAGAACCCTCAATCCCTTCACCCCTTTATCATCTCTAAAAATTCGTCCTCACCTATGATCTTAATCCCCATCTGTCTTGCCTTATCCAGTTTTGAGCCTGCCTCTTCTCCAGCAACAACAATATTTACCTTTTTTCCCACTGAATTGGCTGTTTTTGCCCCTAAAACTTCAACCTTCTTTCTTGCCTCATCCCTACTCATACTCTTTAGTGCCCCTGTGAATACAAATAAAAGTCCATCAAGGGGTCTTTCCCCTGTTTTTTCATATTCTATCTCAACCCCTGCCTGAATGATTCTCTCTATAGTCTGCCTGTTCTTTTCATCCTGGAAGAAAAGCACTATACTGTTTGCCACCTCAGGGCCTATCTCAGGGATATTCATGAGTTCCTCTTCCCCGGCATTCATTAATTCTTCCATATTTTTATAACGCTCTGCCAGAAGCCCTGATATATGTTCACCTACATGTCTTATACCAAGACCATATAAAAAACGGCTGTAAGGTCTCTTTTTTGAAACATTTATAGCATCCAAGATATTTTGAGCTGATTTATCTGCCATCCTCTCGAGATTTGCCAATTGTTCTTTAGACAGATAATATAGGTCTGACACATCTCTAATAATTGCCTTATCCACAAGCTGCTCTACCAGTTTTTCACCGAGACCGTCTATATCCATAGCCCTCTTTGAGGCAAAATGGATAATCCTACCTTTTATCTGGGCAGGACAATTTATATTTACACATCTTCTTATTGCCTCACCTTCAGGCCTTACAACAGGTTCACCACATACCGGGCAATAATTAGGCATAATAAAAGGTCTCTCTATCCCCTTCCTTACATCCTTTAAGACCCTGACTACCTCCGGTATAACATCCCCTGCCCTTGTTACTATAACCATATCCCCTATTCTAATATCCTTTCTCTCTATCTCATCTTCATTATGAAGTGTTGCTCTTTCCACTATAACCCCACCAATATTTACAGGTTTAAGCATTGCCACAGGGGTCAATGCACCTGTTCTTCCAACACTAACGATTATATCCTCTACTATGGTTTTTTCCTCATGGGATTCAAACTTATATGCAATTGCCCATCTTGGTGAGCGAGAAACCTGTCCCAGGTTAGCCTGATAATCGAGTCTGTTTACTTTGATCACTGTCCCGTCTATCTCGTAAGGTATCTCATCTCTTATGGATTTTATGTAATTATAGTGCTTGAAGACCTCATCAAGATTATGACATAGCTTTGTATAGGGATTTACCCTAAAACCCCACTTTTTCAGATGGTCAAGGAAATCTATGTGAGTTTTAAAATCCACCCCTATGATTTCCCCCATGGCATAACAAAAGATATTTAATTTGCGGCTTGCCGTTATCTTTGGGTCAAGCTGTCTTACTGAACCACTGGCAGCATTTCTGGGGTTGGCAAATACAGGCTCACCAGTAATCTCTCTTTTTTTATTGAGTTCTTCAAACTCCCTTTTACCCATATAGATCTCGCCACGCACCTCAAGCCTTTCAGGAATGGGGACATTATCTGTCCTCATAAGCTTCATAGGTATAGATCTAATAGTCCTTATATTCTGGGTTATATCCTCTCCTGTGAAACCATCACCCCTTGTAGAGCCAAGGACAAACTCTCCGTTGATGTAAACGAGTTCTACTGCCAACCCATCTATCTTTACTTCTATAACATAATCCAGATTGGATAAACCGAGAAGCTTCTTGACCCTTTTGTCAAAATCAATTACCTCTTCATCTGTCATGGCATTGGCGAGACTTAACATGGGAATTGTATGGGTTACAGTGGAGAATTCCTCAAGGGGCTTTGCCCCTATTCTCTGCGTTGGTGAATTAGGGCTAAAAAATTCAGGATTTTCCTCCTCGAGCCTCTCAAGTTCCCTCATCATCCTATCGTATTCAGCATCTGAAATAACAGGGTCATCGAGGACATAATATCTGTAATTGTGATATTCTATCTCTTCCCTTAATCTTTTTATCCTTTCACCTATATCTTTTTTATCCAACTTTCTCCCCGCAAATATTTCTTATCTTTTTAGCTATCCATATTATATTATGTAATCATTCCTTCATGTATCAGCAACAGATTTAATTAATTATACATCAATATGAGACTTTGAAAAAGGTCTTTTCCATTAAAGACATAAAACTTATTGCTCCAGGTCGCAACTACATAATCATAACCAAATTTTATTAAAGCTCAATTATTAGTTTTCAAAAAAATTATCTTTTATAAAATTTTTACTCAGCTATTGCAAAAATATGAAATAGAGTATAATTTCAAATAGCCAATATCTTTTAAAAATTTTTTAGGTATCATTTAAATATGTTGAAAATAATCAAAATCTTGATTTTTTTATCAATCTTTCTAACCAACCTTGGCGTTAGCCATGTATTAGGTGATACACAAGTAAAAGAGGTCTTTCTCCCAGAGGGGGAAAATGTAAAAGTAGAACCATGGATAGAAGACCTTGAGATCCCCTGGTCATTGGTTTTTATTGATAGTGAAAGGGCACTGGTAAGTGAAAGGCCAGGTAGGATAAGGTCTATAATAAAGGGAAAGCTTCAGGCTAAGCCCTACGCAGAGATAGAGGTAGCACATACAGGCGAAGGTGGGCTTATGGGTCTTGCTGTTCATCCTGATTTTCCCCAAAAACCTTTTATATATGTCATGCATACATACAGAAAAAATGGTTTTCTATACAACAGGGTCATCAGACTAAAGGATGTGGAAGGTAGTGGACTTTTTGACAAGATTATTATCGACCATATACCAGGATGGAGATTCCATAACGGTGGAAGGATTGCATTTGGGCCTGATAAGTTGCTTTATATAACTACAGGGGAAATCTACAAAGCTGAGCTTGCACAAGATCTCAAATCTCTGGGAGGAAAAATTTTAAGAATCACTTCTAATGGAGATATACCTGAAGATAATCCATTCAAGGGTTCTCCTGTGTATTCATATGGCCATAGAAATCCTCAAGGTATTACATGGCATCCAGAGACTAAAGACCTATTTTCTTCAGAACACGGGCCATCAGGAGAATTTTTAAGATTTGGTAATGACGAAATAAACATTATAAAAAGCGGTAATAACTATGGCTGGCCTAATATAATTGGAAAAGGCAGAGATCCCAGATATATTGATCCAATTATGCTTTGGGAAAAGACAACACCCCCATCAGGGATGACCTTTTACAAAGGTGATTATCTGGAACATCTAAAAGGGGATCTATTTGTGGCAACGCTGAGGGCGCAGTCTCTGATAAGGATAAAATTAAGAAAAGAGGGATCGAATTACAAAATTTTAAGAGTAGAGAGATGGTTTTCTAATGATTACAATAAAGGTAAATATGGCAGGATCAGAGATGTTGTAGAAGGCCCTGATGGAGCGCTATATTTTTTAACCAACAACAGGGATGGAAGAGGTTCTCCCCGAAAAAATGATGACTGGATATACCGAATATTACCCCTGACAAAATGGTAAAATAATGATATACCCTATACCCACCCACATAACCTTTTAAGGCATTTTAGCATGAGTAGAATCATGAGCCATGCTGTAATGAAAATCCCTGATACAATTAAAAAATATCCCTTTTGACAGAGTTGCCAGAAGCGTCCTAAATAACCGTTAATATAATTCCCTGAAAACTAAGCCATGAACCTGAGAGGCATATGTTTATACCCTCAGGAAATATGTAATTTCAGGTGATTTTGCCAATCCTCCAGAGAAGCAACCTTAATATAAGACCTTGCTTGGTCTTCATTTAAGGATGGGTTTTTGTATTTGATTCCAAAATATCTGCACATCCCATGAAATACTTGGGTATTGTCTATAAAACGTCCAAGTCCAAATTCTTTTGCCTTATGACCAAATGCAATGATTATTTGATCCTCACCAGTATGATTTGTTGATGTAAATCCCACATTTCCACGCCTTAAAACATATGGCTTTTTAATACTACCTTTACTGTTTTTATTATAGATGCTATGGCATAATATCTTTCCCATGACTGCATCAGGTTGATATACAAAGTCACCAGGGAATGACATATAATCAGGTTGCATGGAAGCCGTAATCATCTCTGCCTCCTGATTGGAGATTTTATAAGTGGTGTAATATTCAAATATATCCTGAATTTCCTTTGCAGACTTTCCTTTTATCTCTTTAATCATGGTCTCAAAAGAGGCTTTAATGGGGGCATATTTTGTTAATGCCTCGGTAGAGTCCATATACTCAGGCCCTGTGCCATTGATTCCCCAGCCTGAATTACCGTGGTCAGAAGTTATAATTACAAGGGTATTTGGATTTGATTTCATGTAATCAAGAATTGTTTTGAGGGTAAGATCCATCTCAAAGGTATCCATTATAGCTGCCCATGCATCATTAGAATGGTTTGCATGGTCTATCCTCCCTGCCTCCACCTGAAGGATAAAACCCTTTGGATTTTTTGAAAGTTTATTTAGCGCTACTGCTGTCATCTCAGGAAGGGTAGGCTCTTTTCTACTGAGTTGTTGAATATTCAACCTATCTACATAATAACTCATATGGGATGAAGAAAATATTCCAAGAATTGGTTTGTGGGAGCCTACAATGCCCTCTGAAAGGAGCGATATCTTGTCTTTCACCACCTCATAACCTTCTTTAATAAAGGCAGAAAAAAGGTCTTTTCCGTCTTTTCTTGTAGATGGATCAAAATGCTTGTTACCACCGCCAAGGAGGACATCTGGTTTGAATTTCAGGTAATCCATGGCTATTTCATCTTCTGCATCCCTATTTTCATTGTGAGACACAAATGCTGCAGGTGTAGCATGGGTAATCCTCGTTGTTGTTACTAAGCCACATGCGAATCCTTTTTCTTTGAGAAGTTCCATGATTGTTTTAAGGGGTCTTCCATCCGGTAGACAGGCAAGCATTCTGTTTACTACTTTTGAGCCTGTGCTCCATGCTGCAGAGGCAGGAGCTGAATCTGTAACTATAGAAGAGAGACTCTTTGTCCCCATATAACCTATCACTGTCCGGGGGTTACTCATAAGGGTATAA
Above is a window of Syntrophorhabdaceae bacterium DNA encoding:
- a CDS encoding MFS transporter — encoded protein: MFHYAWVIAFTGTLVLILSHGFGRMSYSLILNSMKDGLSLSYTQIGLIGTGNFIGYLCLAVIGGFLASRFGTRRILFISLIVMGISLFLTGLSNSFIFAFLMRLITGMGNAGSYVPMMALPAAWFVTNKRGLATGIVTLGTGTGLSITGLIIPRLISMYGTEGWRYAWYLLGIIVFALSFLCYALLRDTPTEKGLTMYGGNEQQPVRIEKVSLFNTWKTLIREKEIWKLGIVYFMYGFSYIIYLTFIIAFLTKEVGLSDYSAGRIFAILGFFAIFCGVIWGGLSDIIGRRYATMCAYLVLAISCILLIIIKSYVLFYISAIFFGLTAFSVPVIMAAAAGDTVGAKLAPAALGFITLFFGIGQALGPFVSGWLKDISGTFIYPFTLSAFVAIIGAITSLSMKKKIKG
- a CDS encoding DUF2905 domain-containing protein, giving the protein MIPGFGKIFIIIGILFIIIGLVFMFADKIPYIGRLPGDIHIKKENFSFYFPITTSIIISIILTIIFSIFRK
- a CDS encoding epoxyqueuosine reductase QueH: MRVLLHICCAPCCIYTLKTLREEGFDVTGYFFNPNIHPYTEFNKRLETLDNYARLTLLPLVVDKEYNLRDFLKGALDYGEDRCLFCYHIRLEKAFQTATKDGYKGVTTTLLYSKYQRHDDIKKIGETLSDKYGLPFLYRDFRLGWKQGIEESKRLNMYRQNYCGCIFSEFEGHKGR
- the ligA gene encoding NAD-dependent DNA ligase LigA, yielding MDKKDIGERIKRLREEIEYHNYRYYVLDDPVISDAEYDRMMRELERLEEENPEFFSPNSPTQRIGAKPLEEFSTVTHTIPMLSLANAMTDEEVIDFDKRVKKLLGLSNLDYVIEVKIDGLAVELVYINGEFVLGSTRGDGFTGEDITQNIRTIRSIPMKLMRTDNVPIPERLEVRGEIYMGKREFEELNKKREITGEPVFANPRNAASGSVRQLDPKITASRKLNIFCYAMGEIIGVDFKTHIDFLDHLKKWGFRVNPYTKLCHNLDEVFKHYNYIKSIRDEIPYEIDGTVIKVNRLDYQANLGQVSRSPRWAIAYKFESHEEKTIVEDIIVSVGRTGALTPVAMLKPVNIGGVIVERATLHNEDEIERKDIRIGDMVIVTRAGDVIPEVVRVLKDVRKGIERPFIMPNYCPVCGEPVVRPEGEAIRRCVNINCPAQIKGRIIHFASKRAMDIDGLGEKLVEQLVDKAIIRDVSDLYYLSKEQLANLERMADKSAQNILDAINVSKKRPYSRFLYGLGIRHVGEHISGLLAERYKNMEELMNAGEEELMNIPEIGPEVANSIVLFFQDEKNRQTIERIIQAGVEIEYEKTGERPLDGLLFVFTGALKSMSRDEARKKVEVLGAKTANSVGKKVNIVVAGEEAGSKLDKARQMGIKIIGEDEFLEMIKG
- a CDS encoding PQQ-dependent sugar dehydrogenase — encoded protein: MIFLSIFLTNLGVSHVLGDTQVKEVFLPEGENVKVEPWIEDLEIPWSLVFIDSERALVSERPGRIRSIIKGKLQAKPYAEIEVAHTGEGGLMGLAVHPDFPQKPFIYVMHTYRKNGFLYNRVIRLKDVEGSGLFDKIIIDHIPGWRFHNGGRIAFGPDKLLYITTGEIYKAELAQDLKSLGGKILRITSNGDIPEDNPFKGSPVYSYGHRNPQGITWHPETKDLFSSEHGPSGEFLRFGNDEINIIKSGNNYGWPNIIGKGRDPRYIDPIMLWEKTTPPSGMTFYKGDYLEHLKGDLFVATLRAQSLIRIKLRKEGSNYKILRVERWFSNDYNKGKYGRIRDVVEGPDGALYFLTNNRDGRGSPRKNDDWIYRILPLTKW
- a CDS encoding alkaline phosphatase — translated: MEEKKGLSRRELLKLAFAGTVSSMLPFNIYGKDNIEFKPSKGLGLIFIVGDGMPLGVTRATHEISTRVWNKKGTNLYTLMSNPRTVIGYMGTKSLSSIVTDSAPASAAWSTGSKVVNRMLACLPDGRPLKTIMELLKEKGFACGLVTTTRITHATPAAFVSHNENRDAEDEIAMDYLKFKPDVLLGGGNKHFDPSTRKDGKDLFSAFIKEGYEVVKDKISLLSEGIVGSHKPILGIFSSSHMSYYVDRLNIQQLSRKEPTLPEMTAVALNKLSKNPKGFILQVEAGRIDHANHSNDAWAAIMDTFEMDLTLKTILDYMKSNPNTLVIITSDHGNSGWGINGTGPEYMDSTEALTKYAPIKASFETMIKEIKGKSAKEIQDIFEYYTTYKISNQEAEMITASMQPDYMSFPGDFVYQPDAVMGKILCHSIYNKNSKGSIKKPYVLRRGNVGFTSTNHTGEDQIIIAFGHKAKEFGLGRFIDNTQVFHGMCRYFGIKYKNPSLNEDQARSYIKVASLEDWQNHLKLHIS